A region from the Amycolatopsis camponoti genome encodes:
- a CDS encoding LysR family transcriptional regulator: METRELAYFVAVAEELHFGRAAQRLGMAQPPLSRAIQQLERRMGVPLLNRTSRGVSLTPAGAVFLAESRKALDAVDAAVRRAQRAGQEVPKLLVAMKPDGDAGLLERILPGYRADPDAIEVEVVVGGIGEQSRMLRDGRVDLAFLHGPHDDSVGFDTELLLEQDQVAMLARGHRLADRSALVLADLDGEPLPRWPGSDVRGPEVRDAGQLLQLVALGQVVAVVPESARRHVRADVVCLPVLDAPRTSVLLAWPDRTRSRAVAAFVRASTDVRSPAAPSPT; encoded by the coding sequence ATGGAGACGCGGGAGCTCGCGTATTTCGTGGCCGTCGCCGAGGAACTGCACTTCGGCCGCGCCGCGCAGCGCCTCGGCATGGCGCAGCCTCCGCTGTCGCGCGCCATCCAGCAGCTCGAACGCCGCATGGGCGTGCCGCTGCTGAACCGCACGAGCCGCGGCGTGAGCCTGACGCCCGCGGGCGCGGTTTTCCTTGCGGAGAGCCGCAAAGCGCTCGACGCGGTGGACGCCGCGGTGCGCCGGGCGCAGCGCGCGGGACAGGAGGTGCCGAAGCTGCTCGTGGCGATGAAGCCCGACGGCGACGCCGGCCTGCTCGAGCGGATCCTCCCCGGGTACCGGGCCGACCCGGACGCGATCGAGGTCGAGGTCGTCGTGGGCGGGATCGGCGAGCAGTCCCGCATGCTGCGCGACGGCCGCGTCGACCTGGCGTTCCTGCACGGCCCGCACGACGACTCCGTCGGGTTCGACACCGAGCTGCTGCTGGAGCAGGACCAGGTGGCGATGCTCGCGCGCGGGCACCGCCTGGCCGACCGGTCGGCGCTGGTGCTCGCCGACCTGGACGGCGAGCCGCTCCCCCGGTGGCCCGGCAGCGACGTGCGCGGGCCCGAGGTGCGGGACGCGGGGCAGCTGCTCCAGCTCGTGGCGCTGGGCCAGGTCGTCGCGGTGGTCCCGGAGTCGGCCCGCCGCCACGTGCGCGCGGACGTCGTGTGCCTGCCGGTGCTCGACGCGCCCCGGACGTCGGTGCTGCTGGCGTGGCCCGACCGGACGCGCTCGCGGGCGGTGGCCGCGTTCGTCCGGGCGAGCACCGACGTCAGATCCCCGGCGGCTCCGTCGCCCACTTAG